ACGTCCTTCGATTATAGAAGAACCACCAGTGATAAAAGAAATTCCTCGCGTAAGGCCGCGCGAGATTCCGGTTAGAGAAAGAGTATGCAGTTTTGCCGAGGTTAAATTATGTCTGGACGAGGAAGCTGCACGTCTGGAAGCCGAGCGTTGCTTGCGCTGTGATCTCGAGAAAGTAATGAAGAAGTATCAGCAAATGGCAATGGTTGAGGAGGAAGAGGGATGATGGGCGCTATTACTGTTGATGACAAGCTTTTTGAAGAAGTGGACCAGATAATTGACCGCTATGCAGGAGAGGAAACTCCTCTCCTGTGCATCCTGCAGGATTTGAATGCTAAGTTTGGATACTTACCCCAACCTGTACTTCAGAGGGTTTCCAAAAAACTGGGTGTTCCAGCAAGCAAGGTGTATGGGGTGGCCACTTTTTACTCCTTTCTGGAAACCAGACCTGTGGGTAAGTATGTGATACGAGTTTGTAAGAGCACTCCCTGTCATGTTAGAGGTGCAACTGATGTGATTAAAATTCTAAAGAAAGAGCTGGGCATAAAAGAAGGAGAAACCACAAGGGATGGTCTTTTTACCCTTGAAGTTACCAGCTGCCTGGGAGTTTGTGGTGTTGCTCCTGCTATGATGATTAATGAAACAACTTACGGTAATCTTTCGGAAGGAAGAATCCGGGAGATACTGGCTCTTTACCGTCAGTGAAGGGGGATGAGTATGCTTTACAGGGCGCATGTGCTTGTGGAAGTAAGCAGCAATTCTGTACCCCTGGGGGCTTTGCAGATTAAAGAGCTTTTCTCTGCAGAGATCAAAAGACGAGGTCTTTCGCAAGAAGTACAGGTGTTGGAGACTGGGAGTTTGGGGAGTGAAATACCTTCGCCTTTTGTAGTAATATATCCCGACAACGTCATCTACGCTCCGGTTCACCCCCAGGATGTTCCAAGAATAGTTGAAGAACATCTGCTTAAAGGTCGCGTGGTAGAGGAACTGCGCTTTAAAACGCCTTCCTCTGGTGGTGTTGGTGAGCTGGTATCAACTTTTCCGCTTCAAAAAGAGCGGAGGGTGGTCTTGCGCAACAGTGGTTTTATAGACCCTAATAACATAGAAGATTACATTGCCCGTGACGGGTATCAGGCTCTGGCCAAGGTGCTCTCTTCGATGAAACCCCTGGATGTGATAGAGGAGGTAAAGGCTTCAGGTCTTTTGGGCCGTGGTGGAGCAGGTTTTCCGACCGGGCTGAAGTGGGAATTTACCTACAAAGCTCCTGGCGAGGAAAAATTTGTGGTATGCAATGCGGACGAGGGAGAACCAGGTACCTTTAAGGACAGATTAATCCTTGAGGGCGATCCGCATTCCATTATCGAGGCAATGACCATAGCGGGCTATGCGGTTGGAGCTTCGAAAGGGTACATATATGTACGCGCAGAGTATCCTCAAAGCATTGCACATCTGGAGAAAGCCATTAACCAGGCTCGAGAATATGGCCTTTTGGGAAAGGACATCCTGGGTTCAGGCTTTAGTTTTGATATTAAAATTCGCAAAGGAGCTGGTGCTTACGTTTGCGGGGAAGAGACAGCACTTCTTAATTCTATAGAGGGCGGGAGAGGTGAACCCCGCATCAAACCTCCTTATCCTCCCCAGAAGGGCTTGTGGGGTAAACCTACTGTTATCAATAATGTAGAAACCTTGGCCAACATACCCCCTATAATTCTCAATGGTGCGAAATGGTTTAAAAACATTGGTACTCCTACTTGTCCCGGCACCAAGGTGTTTACTCTCACCGGTAATATTGTTAATGCAGGGCTTATAGAAGTGCCTATGGGCATTACTCTGCGAGAGCTGATTTTTGAAATTGGAGGAGGTATTCCCGGAGGACGTGGTCTTAAGCTGGTGCAAACTGGGGGACCTTCGGGTGGAACCATGACACCGGAACTTCTGGATGTACCTATGGCTTTCGATACGCTTCCCAAATACAATTCCGCTCTGGGTTCAGGAGCACTCACGGTTATCGATGATAGCCATTGCATCGTTGACGTAGTAAAGAGCTTTGCAGAGTTTTTCTTACACGAGTCTTGTGGTAAGTGTACGCCTTGTCGTATCGGTAATAAGCGAATTGTCGAAATACTGGAAAATATCGAGAGGGGTAAGGGAACCAGAGAAAGCCTTGTCTTGCTGAAAGCGCTGGGAGAGAATATGAAAGCTACCGCTTTCTGTGGACTGGGGCAGGCAGCACCCAATCCTTTGTTGCGCTGTCTTCAGGTTTTCGAAGAGGAATTTGCCGCTCATGTTGAGGGCAAAACTTGTCCGGTGGGCGTTTGTAAGCTTGAGAAAAAAATGGTTTATGCCAAATAGAAATTGATTGGAGGAGTGAGGAGATCGATGGCTAAAGTTGTTGAGGGAGCGAAAAAGATCGAAATGGGTGAAAAACTGGTTACCATTTTTATTGATGGCAGAGAAGTTCAAGTTCCTGATGGTGTTACCATACTTGAAGCCTGTAAGATGGAGAAAATCCACATCCCTACTCTTTGCTATATGGAGGGATTGAGTAGCTGGGGTGGCTGTCGGATTTGCGTGGTTGAAGTGGAGGGCCAACCCAATCTGGTGGCTTCTTGTGTTACTCCGGTTCGTGAAGGCATGAAAATCCGGACCGTTTCTAAAAAAGTTCGAGAGGCCCGGAAGACTAATCTCGAACTCTTGCTTTCCAATCATCCTCTGGATTGCCAGCTCTGTGACCGCAATGGTTCCTGTGAGCTTCAGGAACTGGCCTATGAATTTGGAGTACGGGAAATCCGTTTTCAGGGTGAGCGAAAAACTTACGAAGTAGACCAGAGCAGTCCTTCGGTAAAGAGAGATGCTAACCGTTGTATTCTTTGTGGTCGCTGTGTCCGTACCTGTGCCGAGGTGCAAACGGTTTTTGCAATTGATTTTGCCAACCGAAGCTTTGACACTATTATCAGTCCCTCTTTAGGATTGCCCCTTGGACAGAGTGTATGCGTTAACTGTGGTCAGTGTATACTTTCCTGTCCTACTGGTGCTCTGTCTGAAGTCAGCCACATTGAAATGGTTTGGGATGCCATTGAAGACCCGGACAAATTTGTTATTTTGCAGACTGCTCCGGCAATACGAGTGAGCATTGGGGAACCTTTTGGTTTGCCACCAGGTACAGTTTCCACTGGTAAAATGGTGGCTGCTTTCAGGAGGCTTGGATTTGACAAAGTTTTTGATACCAACTTTGCGGCTGATTTGACCATAATCGAAGAGGGAACCGAGTTTATCAACCGCTTCAAAAAGGGTGGCAAACTTCCCTTGATAACCTCCTGTAGCCCGGGCTGGATTAAGTTTATGGAGCATTTCTATCCCGACCTCATGGAGAATGTCTCTACCTGCAAATCGCCGCAACAAATGTTTGGAGCTGTAGCCAAGACCTATTACGCCCAGAAGCTGGGTATCGACCCCAACAACATGGTGGTTGTTTCCATCATGCCCTGCACAGCCAAAAAATTTGAATGTCAGCGTGATGAAATGAGGTCCAGCGGTTGCCAGGATGTAGATTACTCACTGACTACCAGGGAAGCAGCACGCATGCTAAAAGAAAAAGGCATTGATTTGAAAGAAATGCCTGAAGAGGATTTCGATGACCCGCTGGGTATATCCACTGGGGCTGCTGCAGTTTTCGGTGCCACAGGAGGCGTTATGGAGGCAGCGCTGCGCTCGGTTTATGAAATTCTCACTGGTAAAACTCTGGGTAAAATTGATTTCTATGACGTGCGTGGAATAGAGGGCGTTAAAGAGGCCACGGTTAACATTGATGGAACCGCGGTTAATGTAGCAGTGGCTCATGGCCTGGGTAATGCACGCAAACTTCTGGACCGAGTGCGCTCGGGAGAAGCAAACTACCACTTTATTGAGATAATGGCTTGTCCTGGAGGGTGTATTGGTGGTGGTGGTCAGCCTATTCCCACTAACCTTGAAATACGGATGAGACGCATTGAAGCCATTTATGAGGTAGACCGTAAGCTCCCCCTGCGCAAGTCTCACGAAAATCCGGCTGTTAAGCAGCTTTATGAGGAGTTTTTGGGCGAGCCTAACGGAGAAAAAGCGCATCATCTCTTGCATACTCACTATGTGCCTCGAGAGAAAATGTAAACCGGATTTTGTTGGCCCCCTTAATGGGGGCTTTTTTTATTTCCAATGAACTCCCAGAAGCTGATACTGGCAATCGATCCTGGCCGAGAAAAAATCGGTGTGGCCATTCTTGACTTGGATGGTAACGTCCTATTCAGAGCTATTATGTCCTTTTCTGAGCTTACCTCCTGGTATGATAAAATAAATTCGGAGTGCAAATTTTTCAGAGTTGCTGTCGGTGATGGTACTGGGAAAGAGCAGATCGTTGGTTTTCTCGAACAACGAACAATTTCCTATACACTCGTTGACGAAAGAGGGAGTAGCGAAGAAGCGAGAAAGCTCTATTTTCGTGAACATCCTCCTCGGGGGTGGCGCAGGCTTATTCCTCGTTCTTTACTCTTTCCTGAAAGGAGTTTTGATGATTGGCAAGCTGTGGTTATTGGACGTAGGTTTCTTGAGCTAATTCAGAGGGAGGAGAATTTATGAATGCCCATTGTCCCAGAAACCACAAATTTGGAAAAGACATTACAGATCTTGCCTATCGCTCAATTGCTTATTTCTTAGAAAAAGGGTCAATTATGCCTCTTCCCCGAGACATTCATCCTGCTCTGTTGACCGAAAGAAAAGGAGCCTTTGTTTCCCTTAAGAAAAAGGGCAGACTGCGGGGATGTATAGGGACTTTTGTCCCTCAACGAGAGAACCTGGCTCTGGAAGTTATTCACAATGCGGTGGGAGCTGCTTTTGAAGACCCACGCTTTCCTCCGGTAGCGCCTGAAGAACTTGAGTTGCTGGATATCTCCGTTGATGTCCTATCCCCTCCTGAGCCAGTGGAAAGCTTAGAGGAACTGGACCCTCGCAAGTATGGGGTTATCGTGGAAAGCGGTTTTAGAAAAGGGTTGTTGTTGCCGGATATAGAGGGTGTTGACACCGTTGAGGAGCAAATTAGGATTGCCAGGGCTAAAGCTGGTATCGCACCTTATGAGCCGGTTAAAATTTATCGTTTTACGGTAGAAAGGTTTTTCAGAAAAGACTATCTATGAGAGAAGCTCGCTTTTTTGAAAAGCTTGAAAATAAACGAGTGCGCTGTTTGCTCTGTCCCCATCACTGTTTCATTGATGAAGGGAAAAGGGGTAATTGCCGGGTCAGGGAGAACCATGAAGGCGTGCTTTTTGTTCTTACTTACGGTAAGGTTGCTTCGTTGGCCATGGATCCAATAGAGAAAAAACCCTTATACCATTTTTTACCGGGTGCTTCCATCCTTTCTTTGGGAAGCGTAGGATGCAATCTGCACTGTTTATTTTGCCAAAATTGGGAGATATCGCAGAGTTCTGTAGCAGACTTTCCCCTTAGGGAACTTCCGCCTCAAAAGGTTGTCGAGCTTGCCTTGAGATATAGCTCGGTGGGCATTGCGTATACCTATAACGAACCTTTCGTTTTTTGGGAATATGTTTTTGATACCGCTTATTTAGCCAAGAAAGAGGACTTGGTCAACGTCTTGGTAACCAATGGATATGTTGAAGAACAACCCCTTGAAGAAATTTTGCCTCTAATTGATGCCATGAATGTAGACCTTAAATCTTTTGATGAAAATTTCTACCAAAGGATTTGTGGAGGGAAGCTGGAGCCAGTACTCAGAACCATAGAGCGTGCTTATCGGAGCGGAGTGCATGTTGAAATCACCCACCTTCTGATTGGTGGCTTGAACGATGATTTTGCATCTTTTGAAAAGATGATACAATGGATTTATGAGCTGAGTCCTGACCTACCGTTGCACATTTCTCGTTATTTTCCTGCTTACCAGCTTGATTTGCCTCCTACATCAGTAGAGTTATTGCAGAAAGCTTATGAAATCGCTTCCCAGAAACTTCGTTATGTTTATCTGGGAAACGTAGTTGAGGACCGGACTTCTACCACTTACTGTCCTTCTTGCGGGAATGCGGTTATAAAAAGAAGCGGTTATAGAGTTCGCTGTGAGGGTCTTAAGGGGAATTGCTGTGCATTTTGCGGGCAGCCTCTTCCTGTTGTAGTTCGGCGATGAATTTTAAGGTTGTAACCTGGTTACTGGCTTTCCCTTTGCTGATGGTTGCTCTGATTTTTGCTTTTTGGAAGGCGAGGGGATTTTCCTTAGAGTCTTTTTATCTTACCGGGTTTGATTCATTCATCGAGATCAGAGTCGAAGCTCACGAGCTTAGTAAACTCAGGCCTGAAGTCGAAAAGCTGGTTAGTGAGCTCGATAGGAAATGGAATCGTTTTGCTCCGGAGAGCGAGATTTACCTCTTGAATAATGCCCGGCGAAGGGTCAAGCTTTCTCCTGATACCATTTCCGTTTTGCAGGAAGCTCTGATTTTACAGCAAAAAACGGGAGGGTATTTTAACCCCTTTATGGCGTCTTTGGTAGATGCCTGGGGATTTTCTGGTGATAAGCCGTCAGTTCCAGACGAAAGCACGGTACGGAAACTTGTTCTGGATGTTCAAAAATCCAGTTTGGTCATTGACCCCGAAAACGGCGAAGCCCAGCTCCTGGGTTCAGGCAGTGTTGACCTGGGGGGTATTGGCAAGGGATATCTCGCCGATAAGATATCCTCCCTTTTTCGCAAAATGAGAATTTCGACCTTTTTAATCAATGCAGGAGGTACCGTCTTGGTCAGTGGAAGGGAGTTTCGTATTGGAATCAAAGACCCTCGTGGAGAAGGTATCATTGGGAGTATAAGCTTGAAGGAAGGAGCGGTGGCGACTTCTGGGGATTATTTTCGCTTTTTCATTGCCGATGGAAAAAGATATTTTCACATCTTGAACCCTTTTAGCGGCTTTCCCTGCAGAGACTTTCAGAGCGTAACGGTGGTTTCCAGGGAAGCTGCTTTAAGCGATGCTCTGGCTACTGCTTTAATGGCGGGTGGCAGAGAAGCGCTTTCTGTGATTGTCCAGAGTTTCCCGGCAATCGGGATATGCATTGTTGATGCCGAAGGTAAAGTGTTAATTACTCCCAATATGCTCAGTGAGTTTAAATTCAAGGTTACAAAGGAAATCAACTATTATTTGTTAAAGGCGGACCCGCGCTTATGAGAAAGGTATATATTGTGGGAGCCGTGATTGCTGTTATTTCTTTTCAATTTTTCGTTTTTTCGGTTTTGAGGGGTGGTATTCCCTTTGTTGAGGAATGGCGGGTGGTTAGCAAGGGTTTTTATCAGGGTGGTATGGTGGTCAAAAGGTCTTTTTTAAACGTTTGTACATACTTTGCTTCAAAACGGATGCTTCTTGAGGAAAACCAGCGACTCAAAATGGAAGTAGGCATCCTGGAAAATGAGAATTCCCTGTTGCGGGAAAGGATTCAAAAACTTGAAGCGGCGGTTGAAGCTCAGGAAATCGAAAAGGAAGTACCTTTTGAAATTGTGCCTGCTCAAGTAATTGGAAGCAGCCCTGAAGAGTGGTTAGGGATTCTGGTTATCGATGTGGGAGAGAAACAGGGAATCAGAAAAGGTTTACCGGTGGTTACCTACCAGGGGCTGGTTGGGCGAGTGGAAAAAGTGTATCGCAGTTATGCTGTGGTCAGGACGATTCTGAGCTCCTCGTTTACGGCAGGTGTGCTGGTGCAGCGGACCAGAGATATTGGGATGGTGGTTGGTAGCGGTGACGGTTTGTGCAGTGTTGAGTACATTCTCCGAGGTGCTGGAGTGCAAAAAGGCGACCTGGTGGTAACCTCAGGCATAAGTGAGGGGATGCCAAGAGGTATAGTGGTAGGAAAAGTGGAAGAAGTGGTAGAAAAACCGGGTCAGCTTTTTAAGGAAATAATTCTGCGTCCCAGCTGTGATTTTGATTTCCTCAGCAGGGTCTTTGTGGTTGTAGGCGAGAAGGGTTGAAACGTTGTGAAACTGGCACGAAAGCATGCTCATCTTTTGGCTGGAATTTTGACACTTCAAATCCTGCTTTTTTTGTTTTCGAGTTCCTGGGGAGAAATTTTCCGAAATTTCTCGCTACTTCCTTTGCTGGTTATACTTTGTGCGCTGAAACAAAACTGGTTGGGCCTGGGTATTTGTATTCTGTCTGGCTTTTTACTGGATATTTTTTCTTTTGCTACTTTTGGAAGCTTTCTCTTTAAGTCCGCCTTCCTTTTTTTTGTAACCGGTCTCTGGTTAGAGTTTTTTTCTGGTTTGTCGCTTTATGTGCTTTTGACTCTTCTGGTGTTTATCGAAGTATTTCTTAACCGGTTTGCCGTTTTTCTTCTGACCTGGGGTAAAGAATCGCTTTTTCAGCATTTTCCACTATTAACATTTATTCTTAATCTGGCTGTTGGGTATTTGCTCATTTTTCTTGTCGTGGGAAACTCAGGTCCTGAGGAGCGTTAAAAAATGGAGAATCAAAAGACAATTTTGGACCGGAGAATAGAAGTCCTGATCTGGATACTGGGGATTATCTTTATTGCGCTTTCGGCCAGGCTCTGGCAGATTAGTGTTTTGCAGGGAGAAATTTTTAAGGAAAAGTCCGAGGCCAATAGGATCAGGATAATCGAGCTTCGAGCTCCTCGGGGGATTATTTACGACCGTAACGGCGAAATTCTGGCCGAGGATGTGCCACAATTCCAGATTGTTTTTCGCCCCGGTTCTCTGGGCCTTGAAGAAGCTGTTTCTAAGCTTGAGGCACTTTTCAAAGGGAGAATAGCCATCAATCCCAAGCAGCGTTCAACCAATGAGTGGATTTTGTGTGACAACCTGAGCCTTGAGGAGGTAATCCGTTTTGAAGAAGCGCGCCAGGAACTACCGGGGCTTTCTGTAGAGACCATTCCCATGCGTTTTTATCCCCATGGAGAGTATGTCTTTCATGTGGTGGGTTATGTGGGGAAAGTCACTCTTCAGGAAGTTGAGAAAGGCGATTACAACATTCAGGATTTTTCAGGTAAAGGAGGAGTGGAGCTTTTTTACGATAAATTGCTTCGGGGTGAGAAAGGGTTTAAAAAGTTGGAAGTGGACGCTAAAGGGAGAGTGTTGAGGGTTCTGGAGAATCAGCCGCCCCATTTTAGGAATTCGATAGCGCTTACCCTGGATTTGCCTTTTCAGAAATTTTGCATGAATTTGCTGAAAGACAAAAAAGGTGTGATTATTGCTGGAAATCCACGTACAGGAGCGATTTTTTCCCTGGCCAGTTCCCCTGCTTTTGACCCTAACCAGCTGAGCAAAGGGATGTCGCAGGAGGAATGGGAGGCTCTTTCCAGAGATCAATCTTTTCCGTTGACCAACCGGGCGACTCAGGCTCTTTATCCTCCTGGTTCGGTTTTTAAACTTCTTGTTGCTCTTGCTGCTGCTGAGGAAATGCCGGATCTGGATGAAAAGACTTTTTTCTGCCCGGGATACTTTGAGCACAATGATTGGAAATATCCCTGCTGGAAGAGGGGAGGGCATGGAAGGATTTCCTTTAAAGAGGCCATCGCACAATCCTGTAATGTTGTTTTTTATCAGCTGGGCCTTCAGCTGGGAGTTGAAAAACTCG
This portion of the Thermatribacter velox genome encodes:
- a CDS encoding NADH-dependent [FeFe] hydrogenase, group A6; this encodes MAKVVEGAKKIEMGEKLVTIFIDGREVQVPDGVTILEACKMEKIHIPTLCYMEGLSSWGGCRICVVEVEGQPNLVASCVTPVREGMKIRTVSKKVREARKTNLELLLSNHPLDCQLCDRNGSCELQELAYEFGVREIRFQGERKTYEVDQSSPSVKRDANRCILCGRCVRTCAEVQTVFAIDFANRSFDTIISPSLGLPLGQSVCVNCGQCILSCPTGALSEVSHIEMVWDAIEDPDKFVILQTAPAIRVSIGEPFGLPPGTVSTGKMVAAFRRLGFDKVFDTNFAADLTIIEEGTEFINRFKKGGKLPLITSCSPGWIKFMEHFYPDLMENVSTCKSPQQMFGAVAKTYYAQKLGIDPNNMVVVSIMPCTAKKFECQRDEMRSSGCQDVDYSLTTREAARMLKEKGIDLKEMPEEDFDDPLGISTGAAAVFGATGGVMEAALRSVYEILTGKTLGKIDFYDVRGIEGVKEATVNIDGTAVNVAVAHGLGNARKLLDRVRSGEANYHFIEIMACPGGCIGGGGQPIPTNLEIRMRRIEAIYEVDRKLPLRKSHENPAVKQLYEEFLGEPNGEKAHHLLHTHYVPREKM
- the mreC gene encoding rod shape-determining protein MreC — its product is MRKVYIVGAVIAVISFQFFVFSVLRGGIPFVEEWRVVSKGFYQGGMVVKRSFLNVCTYFASKRMLLEENQRLKMEVGILENENSLLRERIQKLEAAVEAQEIEKEVPFEIVPAQVIGSSPEEWLGILVIDVGEKQGIRKGLPVVTYQGLVGRVEKVYRSYAVVRTILSSSFTAGVLVQRTRDIGMVVGSGDGLCSVEYILRGAGVQKGDLVVTSGISEGMPRGIVVGKVEEVVEKPGQLFKEIILRPSCDFDFLSRVFVVVGEKG
- the mrdA gene encoding penicillin-binding protein 2, with translation MENQKTILDRRIEVLIWILGIIFIALSARLWQISVLQGEIFKEKSEANRIRIIELRAPRGIIYDRNGEILAEDVPQFQIVFRPGSLGLEEAVSKLEALFKGRIAINPKQRSTNEWILCDNLSLEEVIRFEEARQELPGLSVETIPMRFYPHGEYVFHVVGYVGKVTLQEVEKGDYNIQDFSGKGGVELFYDKLLRGEKGFKKLEVDAKGRVLRVLENQPPHFRNSIALTLDLPFQKFCMNLLKDKKGVIIAGNPRTGAIFSLASSPAFDPNQLSKGMSQEEWEALSRDQSFPLTNRATQALYPPGSVFKLLVALAAAEEMPDLDEKTFFCPGYFEHNDWKYPCWKRGGHGRISFKEAIAQSCNVVFYQLGLQLGVEKLEEYARLLGFGSPTGIDLPGEIGGFFPNPIWKRRQYGEPWYPGDTINLAIGQGYLMVTPLEIYRMICVLANRGVFCQPHLLDRVIDNQRGEILAFEPFQQKVASFKEETWRKVIDGMRLVVKQGTGKACADLGIDLAAKTGTAQNPHGEDHSWFAGFFPADQPEFAFVVMIEHGGDGSGEAAGTARAMIEWWLKNRGKSHD
- a CDS encoding FAD:protein FMN transferase, whose translation is MNFKVVTWLLAFPLLMVALIFAFWKARGFSLESFYLTGFDSFIEIRVEAHELSKLRPEVEKLVSELDRKWNRFAPESEIYLLNNARRRVKLSPDTISVLQEALILQQKTGGYFNPFMASLVDAWGFSGDKPSVPDESTVRKLVLDVQKSSLVIDPENGEAQLLGSGSVDLGGIGKGYLADKISSLFRKMRISTFLINAGGTVLVSGREFRIGIKDPRGEGIIGSISLKEGAVATSGDYFRFFIADGKRYFHILNPFSGFPCRDFQSVTVVSREAALSDALATALMAGGREALSVIVQSFPAIGICIVDAEGKVLITPNMLSEFKFKVTKEINYYLLKADPRL
- the nuoE gene encoding NADH-quinone oxidoreductase subunit NuoE — translated: MMGAITVDDKLFEEVDQIIDRYAGEETPLLCILQDLNAKFGYLPQPVLQRVSKKLGVPASKVYGVATFYSFLETRPVGKYVIRVCKSTPCHVRGATDVIKILKKELGIKEGETTRDGLFTLEVTSCLGVCGVAPAMMINETTYGNLSEGRIREILALYRQ
- the amrA gene encoding AmmeMemoRadiSam system protein A produces the protein MNAHCPRNHKFGKDITDLAYRSIAYFLEKGSIMPLPRDIHPALLTERKGAFVSLKKKGRLRGCIGTFVPQRENLALEVIHNAVGAAFEDPRFPPVAPEELELLDISVDVLSPPEPVESLEELDPRKYGVIVESGFRKGLLLPDIEGVDTVEEQIRIARAKAGIAPYEPVKIYRFTVERFFRKDYL
- the amrS gene encoding AmmeMemoRadiSam system radical SAM enzyme, coding for MREARFFEKLENKRVRCLLCPHHCFIDEGKRGNCRVRENHEGVLFVLTYGKVASLAMDPIEKKPLYHFLPGASILSLGSVGCNLHCLFCQNWEISQSSVADFPLRELPPQKVVELALRYSSVGIAYTYNEPFVFWEYVFDTAYLAKKEDLVNVLVTNGYVEEQPLEEILPLIDAMNVDLKSFDENFYQRICGGKLEPVLRTIERAYRSGVHVEITHLLIGGLNDDFASFEKMIQWIYELSPDLPLHISRYFPAYQLDLPPTSVELLQKAYEIASQKLRYVYLGNVVEDRTSTTYCPSCGNAVIKRSGYRVRCEGLKGNCCAFCGQPLPVVVRR
- the nuoF gene encoding NADH-quinone oxidoreductase subunit NuoF, which gives rise to MLYRAHVLVEVSSNSVPLGALQIKELFSAEIKRRGLSQEVQVLETGSLGSEIPSPFVVIYPDNVIYAPVHPQDVPRIVEEHLLKGRVVEELRFKTPSSGGVGELVSTFPLQKERRVVLRNSGFIDPNNIEDYIARDGYQALAKVLSSMKPLDVIEEVKASGLLGRGGAGFPTGLKWEFTYKAPGEEKFVVCNADEGEPGTFKDRLILEGDPHSIIEAMTIAGYAVGASKGYIYVRAEYPQSIAHLEKAINQAREYGLLGKDILGSGFSFDIKIRKGAGAYVCGEETALLNSIEGGRGEPRIKPPYPPQKGLWGKPTVINNVETLANIPPIILNGAKWFKNIGTPTCPGTKVFTLTGNIVNAGLIEVPMGITLRELIFEIGGGIPGGRGLKLVQTGGPSGGTMTPELLDVPMAFDTLPKYNSALGSGALTVIDDSHCIVDVVKSFAEFFLHESCGKCTPCRIGNKRIVEILENIERGKGTRESLVLLKALGENMKATAFCGLGQAAPNPLLRCLQVFEEEFAAHVEGKTCPVGVCKLEKKMVYAK